Genomic DNA from Salinibacter pepae:
GGCAACCAACGCCTCGCCTACGAAATCGACCGCAAGCGCAGCGGCTATTACGTGAACATGTATTTCCAGGCGCCGGGCGAGCTCGTTCCGCGCCTGGAACGAGAACTGGACATCAACGACGACGTGCTGCGCTACCTCACCCTGCGCATGGACGCGAAGATGAAGCGTCACTACGAGCAGCGCAAGGAGCGCCGTGCGCAGGAGGCCGCCGAAGAAGAGGCGGCGGACGAGTCCGACGAGGAGTAGCGTCTCCCCTCTTTGCCTTCCCGCGTTTCTCGAACTTGAGCTTCCGATGACCCATGGCTGACCAAAACGACGTCGACTACGAGCACCTCGAATACGTGGACTACAAGGACACCGAGTTCCTGGAGCAGTTCATCAACAACCAGGGCAAGATCTTGCCGCGGCGCGTGACGGGGGTGCCCGCCCGCGTGCAGCGCCAGATCACGAAGGCGATCAAGCGGGCCCGGCACCTCGCCCTCATGCCGTACGTGTCCGAGTCGGTTCGGTAACGGACCCGGACGAACTGTCTCCACCATTTCCGACTGACCCGATTGCATCATGCAGATTATTCTCCTCAACGACGTGGACCACCTCGGCGAAAAGGGCGAGGTCCACGAGGTGGCCGACGGCTATGGCCGCAACTACTTGATTCCCCAAGGACTCGCGCGGGTGGCCACCGACGGGGCCATTCGCCAGTTGCGCGACGAGCAGCAGCAGCAGGCCCGCAAAGAGGCCGCCAAGAAAGAGCAGGTCGAAGAGCTCAAGGACGAGCTCGAAGACATGCAGGTGGTCTTCACCGCGAAGGTGGGCGAGGACAACCGCATCTTTGGCACCGTGACGACTCAGCAGATCGCGGTGGAGCTCTCCAACCGCGGCTTCAACATTGACCGGCGAGACATCGAGCTCGACGAAGACATCCGGTTCGTGGGGGCCTACACGGCGTCCATCGACCTGGGCTACGGCATCGAAGCGACCCTGGACATCCAGGTCATTCCGGAGTCGGGCTGACCGAATGGACAACAGACTGCGGCGACAGAGGGGCCCTCATTTGCGTGAGGGCCCCTTTGCGCATTCCTGTAGGCGCTTCTGCTTTCTGCAGGCGCTTCCATTCGAGAGATGTCGGAAGGCGGCCTGCGCCGCGAGGAGCAGCCGAACAGTACGTTGCCCCGGCCGTCCGTCCTTCTCAACCCCGCCACTTAGTAGGCGTCGGGTTCGCGTCCGGTGCCGGCCGCCCCTTCCGCCGTGCGCACCCCCTGCTCCACGTCCCGGGGCAGCCGTTCGGCTTCGAAAACGATGCCGTCCTCAATCGTGCGCAGTCGACACCGTCGGCCCCTCGAACGCCTGTGCGCCCTCGAGCGTCGCGGCGCGAGCGACCCCAGCGGCCCGACCGATCCCGGCCTCCCGCGGTGGCCCCCGCACGTCCCCCGCGGCTCAAAACACACAGGGGGAGGAGAGAGAACAGAGGAGGGGGGACGGCTACTCGTCCAGCCCGGCGTCGAGCGCCGCGGCAAAGTCTGCCACGAGGTCGTCG
This window encodes:
- the rpsR gene encoding 30S ribosomal protein S18, which produces MADQNDVDYEHLEYVDYKDTEFLEQFINNQGKILPRRVTGVPARVQRQITKAIKRARHLALMPYVSESVR
- the rpsF gene encoding 30S ribosomal protein S6, which encodes MAQKYQYELTYVISGVVKQNQVDDIVRKVNHLIESNDGDVLEVDEWGNQRLAYEIDRKRSGYYVNMYFQAPGELVPRLERELDINDDVLRYLTLRMDAKMKRHYEQRKERRAQEAAEEEAADESDEE
- the rplI gene encoding 50S ribosomal protein L9, translated to MQIILLNDVDHLGEKGEVHEVADGYGRNYLIPQGLARVATDGAIRQLRDEQQQQARKEAAKKEQVEELKDELEDMQVVFTAKVGEDNRIFGTVTTQQIAVELSNRGFNIDRRDIELDEDIRFVGAYTASIDLGYGIEATLDIQVIPESG